Proteins from one Corynebacterium epidermidicanis genomic window:
- a CDS encoding helix-turn-helix domain-containing protein has product MEVRCHLDRILEEKGMTLAELAKLVDVTPVNLSVLKNNRAKAVRFSTLVGLCDALGCQPGDLFSVS; this is encoded by the coding sequence ATGGAAGTCCGCTGCCACCTCGACCGCATCCTTGAAGAAAAAGGCATGACCCTCGCCGAACTCGCCAAGCTTGTCGACGTCACGCCCGTAAACCTATCCGTCCTAAAAAACAACCGCGCCAAGGCCGTCCGCTTTTCCACCCTCGTTGGGCTCTGCGATGCACTTGGCTGCCAACCAGGAGACCTGTTCAGTGTTTCGTAA
- a CDS encoding S41 family peptidase, whose product MFRKVLLPLFATFVIATCVAGYVYGPPMSAMFLGKPYYLVKPSPRKYASDALTIMETMGIHGASDDFNEAKKQVKNQAKSADSYADTHEALRAAIKTAGGKHSNLISPEDNVPGTKENTEMPHVEKRGGVAVAKVPEVAQGPIAQEYADTLSAGIKEHARCGAVVDLRGNGGGDMGPMLAGLSPLLPDGTALEFVTPHNTSPVTINGNSVKGGGSPVTTSGGKLNVPVAVLVDGETASSGEATLLSFRGLDNSRSFGKPSAGYASANVMIDLPDGAGLMLTTAKDRDRTGAEYMDDPVVPDVTTDDALEAALAWLAEQGC is encoded by the coding sequence GTGTTTCGTAAGGTCCTTTTGCCCCTTTTTGCCACTTTCGTGATCGCTACCTGCGTTGCAGGCTACGTCTACGGCCCTCCGATGTCCGCCATGTTCTTAGGCAAGCCCTACTACCTGGTCAAACCTTCCCCACGGAAGTACGCCTCGGACGCTCTCACGATCATGGAGACCATGGGAATTCACGGCGCGTCTGACGACTTCAACGAGGCGAAGAAGCAAGTCAAGAATCAAGCCAAATCTGCCGACAGCTATGCGGACACCCACGAAGCGCTCCGGGCTGCGATCAAGACCGCCGGTGGCAAGCACTCCAACCTCATTTCACCCGAGGACAATGTGCCGGGCACGAAGGAGAATACTGAGATGCCGCACGTCGAAAAACGCGGCGGGGTTGCGGTGGCGAAAGTTCCCGAAGTCGCGCAAGGCCCCATTGCTCAGGAATACGCCGACACGCTGAGCGCAGGAATCAAGGAGCACGCCCGATGCGGCGCTGTCGTAGATCTTCGAGGCAATGGTGGTGGTGACATGGGCCCGATGCTCGCAGGGCTGTCCCCACTGCTTCCGGATGGCACCGCGCTGGAGTTCGTGACCCCGCATAACACCTCACCTGTCACCATCAACGGCAACTCTGTCAAAGGTGGTGGCAGCCCGGTCACCACGTCTGGAGGAAAGCTCAATGTGCCGGTCGCGGTGCTGGTAGACGGCGAAACAGCATCGTCCGGAGAGGCTACATTGCTGTCCTTCCGAGGCCTGGACAACTCACGCAGTTTCGGAAAGCCCAGCGCCGGGTATGCCTCCGCTAACGTCATGATCGATCTTCCCGACGGGGCGGGCCTCATGCTCACGACTGCGAAAGATCGCGACCGCACTGGCGCCGAATACATGGACGACCCGGTAGTCCCGGACGTCACTACGGACGACGCTCTCGAGGCTGCCCTAGCCTGGCTAGCCGAGCAGGGATGCTAG
- a CDS encoding histone-like nucleoid-structuring protein Lsr2: MSRREVIQFFDDIDSTPLTQEEVNIVKFSLDGTNYILDLSAGNAKKFRELLEPYIAVARREGTATPRPRRTGSATPDSKKIREWARKNGYDVADRGKLPTSMIDAYRAAQK; this comes from the coding sequence ATGTCCCGGCGCGAAGTAATTCAATTTTTTGATGACATTGACAGCACCCCACTGACCCAAGAAGAAGTTAATATCGTTAAATTTAGTCTTGACGGCACCAATTACATCCTGGATCTATCTGCAGGCAACGCGAAGAAATTCCGTGAATTGCTTGAGCCGTATATTGCTGTGGCCCGTCGGGAGGGAACTGCAACTCCACGTCCACGCCGTACCGGCTCTGCTACCCCAGATTCCAAGAAAATCCGTGAATGGGCGCGCAAAAACGGCTACGACGTCGCTGACCGAGGAAAGCTGCCCACCAGCATGATTGACGCCTACCGCGCCGCTCAAAAGTAA
- a CDS encoding L-lactate dehydrogenase gives MKQAVGNKVVLIGAGDVGVAYAYAMVNQGTCDHLAIIDIDEKKLEGNVMDLNHGVVWAGSRTKVTRGTYADCEDAAIVVICAGAAQKPGETRLQLVDKNMKIMQSIVGDVMNSGFDGIFVVASNPVDILSYAVWKYSGLPSNRVIGSGTILDSARFRYMLGELYEVAPTSIHAYIIGEHGDSELPVLSSATVAGVSMRKQLEKDPTLEGKLEKIFEETRDAAYAIIDAKGSTSYGIGMGLARITRAILQNQDVALPVSTLLRGEYGENDIYIGTPAIVNRRGVRRVVELEISEHEMERFKASVAALREVMAEFF, from the coding sequence GTGAAGCAAGCAGTCGGAAATAAAGTGGTGCTGATTGGTGCGGGTGATGTCGGCGTGGCCTACGCCTACGCGATGGTGAACCAGGGGACTTGCGACCACCTCGCGATCATCGATATCGATGAAAAGAAGTTGGAAGGCAACGTCATGGATCTAAACCATGGCGTGGTGTGGGCCGGTTCGCGCACCAAGGTTACCCGCGGCACCTACGCTGACTGTGAGGACGCGGCGATCGTCGTGATCTGCGCCGGAGCTGCGCAAAAGCCCGGCGAGACGCGCCTGCAGCTGGTGGATAAGAACATGAAGATTATGCAGTCTATCGTCGGCGACGTCATGAATTCCGGCTTTGACGGGATCTTCGTGGTGGCCTCCAACCCGGTGGACATCCTGTCTTACGCGGTGTGGAAATACTCCGGCCTGCCATCTAATCGCGTGATCGGGTCCGGCACGATTTTGGACTCCGCGCGCTTCCGCTACATGCTCGGCGAGCTCTACGAAGTCGCCCCGACCTCCATTCATGCCTACATCATCGGCGAGCACGGCGACTCCGAACTCCCGGTCCTTTCCTCCGCGACGGTGGCTGGTGTGTCCATGCGCAAGCAGCTGGAAAAGGACCCAACCTTGGAGGGCAAGCTGGAGAAAATCTTTGAAGAAACCCGCGACGCCGCCTACGCAATTATCGATGCCAAAGGCTCCACCTCCTATGGCATCGGCATGGGGCTGGCCCGCATTACCCGCGCTATTCTGCAGAATCAGGACGTAGCGCTCCCGGTATCTACCCTCCTGCGTGGCGAGTACGGCGAGAATGACATCTACATCGGCACCCCGGCGATCGTGAACCGGCGGGGTGTACGTCGCGTGGTTGAGCTTGAGATTTCCGAACACGAAATGGAGCGCTTCAAGGCGTCCGTCGCTGCGCTTCGTGAGGTGATGGCGGAGTTCTTCTAG
- a CDS encoding DUF5926 family protein, translated as MAKKKKNEEVLPEGMSRRQAKLAARAAERAALERDPRPYGGLAMEADLVALQEFVPSAFAEIKVAGVDRKVYVATVLPGAGAALVRDEEFGGDAFVGLQTAAHSHNPNRDLAYALNWLKTAKPGETLQAAVADGSEPALDSLLSATDTLDVQAHEDFNWWLPEGTQLNPQLAQSMQAANDSILPSFPVTGDFDGVAWWIDPGEKAHIRWVRTDDEDKLLQALARIAAAGELLLGEGTKFAGVFRTHGIAVPVWDLDPAVAVSEYGPLLEALDKRIKAELDNDAALSPDERKALQNIKSRQVTIR; from the coding sequence ATGGCTAAAAAGAAGAAGAACGAAGAAGTTCTGCCGGAGGGCATGAGCCGTCGTCAGGCGAAGTTGGCGGCGCGCGCTGCTGAGCGGGCGGCTTTGGAGCGTGACCCACGTCCATACGGCGGGCTGGCAATGGAAGCTGATTTGGTTGCGCTGCAGGAATTCGTTCCTTCTGCGTTTGCCGAGATCAAAGTAGCTGGGGTGGACCGCAAGGTCTACGTGGCAACCGTTCTGCCGGGCGCTGGAGCTGCCCTGGTGCGGGATGAGGAATTCGGTGGCGATGCCTTCGTCGGCTTGCAGACCGCCGCACATTCCCACAACCCGAACCGGGACCTCGCATACGCGCTGAACTGGCTGAAGACAGCCAAGCCAGGCGAGACTCTCCAGGCAGCGGTAGCCGACGGCTCCGAACCAGCCTTGGACTCCTTGCTGTCCGCTACGGACACCCTCGATGTCCAGGCACACGAGGACTTCAACTGGTGGCTGCCAGAGGGTACCCAGCTGAACCCGCAGCTAGCGCAGTCGATGCAAGCAGCAAATGATTCGATTCTGCCGTCCTTCCCGGTCACCGGCGACTTCGACGGCGTTGCTTGGTGGATCGATCCGGGCGAGAAGGCGCATATCCGCTGGGTCCGCACGGACGATGAGGATAAACTGCTTCAGGCACTGGCGCGGATCGCTGCAGCTGGGGAACTCTTGCTCGGCGAGGGCACCAAGTTCGCAGGTGTGTTCCGTACCCACGGCATCGCCGTTCCGGTCTGGGATCTTGACCCAGCCGTGGCGGTATCTGAATACGGACCGTTGCTGGAGGCCCTGGATAAGCGCATCAAGGCCGAACTCGACAATGATGCAGCTCTCAGCCCAGATGAGCGCAAGGCGCTGCAAAACATTAAGTCTCGTCAGGTGACCATCCGCTAG
- a CDS encoding DUF2975 domain-containing protein, with protein MTKNLRRDIYSGYFGFGFILLMLAISVFRLIAKHTFTSPIGLLMHEVNSMHIPISALNTGQTNIVLTAFIIKTIATVFICISLLLACRYFLRGDFFIPANVRYFKIASWSAFAYICGQFIEGMANNWVSATEGIEHNALPNGVDDPTFIPLYILFMVLSMTSIAITRAVKLQEDQEGLI; from the coding sequence GTGACCAAGAACCTTCGCCGCGACATCTACTCGGGCTACTTCGGCTTCGGTTTCATCCTGCTTATGCTCGCGATCAGCGTCTTTCGTCTCATCGCCAAACACACTTTTACGTCCCCCATCGGCTTGCTGATGCACGAGGTCAACAGCATGCATATCCCGATTTCGGCACTGAACACAGGGCAAACCAACATCGTGCTGACCGCGTTCATCATCAAGACCATTGCTACCGTCTTCATTTGCATCTCGCTGCTACTTGCTTGCCGATACTTCCTCCGTGGCGACTTCTTCATCCCGGCCAACGTGCGCTACTTCAAGATCGCCAGCTGGTCTGCATTCGCCTACATCTGCGGGCAGTTCATCGAAGGCATGGCCAATAACTGGGTTTCCGCCACCGAAGGCATCGAACACAACGCACTTCCTAACGGCGTCGACGACCCTACATTCATCCCCCTGTACATCCTGTTCATGGTGCTATCTATGACCTCCATCGCCATCACCCGCGCCGTCAAACTCCAAGAGGACCAGGAGGGGCTCATCTAA
- a CDS encoding glycerophosphodiester phosphodiesterase family protein: MQIIAHRGASGDFPELTMLAFEQAIEQGADAIECDIRLTRDGKVVCVHDPNISRVANGTAIVERSTYDELCSFNFGTAEQPQRPALLDELLELIKAHPTTDLYIETKHLTRWGRMIEEQAVMRLRYAGLIDDPRIHVISFFAPAMIRMREIAPQVDRIFLREESGPIYQRMISKWGNPSGLGLSLTHARLNPDLIAERDLPTYMWTVDEPEDIAWALDMGVDMLATNYPARAREVLAGKL, encoded by the coding sequence ATGCAGATCATTGCCCACCGGGGTGCGTCGGGTGACTTCCCCGAACTCACCATGCTCGCGTTTGAGCAGGCCATCGAGCAGGGTGCCGACGCCATCGAGTGCGACATCCGCCTGACCCGCGACGGGAAAGTCGTGTGCGTGCACGACCCCAACATCTCCCGCGTCGCAAATGGCACCGCCATCGTTGAGCGCTCCACCTACGATGAGCTGTGCAGTTTCAATTTCGGCACGGCTGAGCAACCTCAGCGCCCTGCCCTCCTCGACGAACTGCTCGAACTGATCAAGGCACACCCCACCACGGACCTCTACATTGAGACTAAACATTTGACCCGCTGGGGGCGTATGATTGAGGAGCAGGCCGTCATGCGCTTGCGCTACGCCGGGCTTATCGACGACCCCCGCATCCACGTCATCTCGTTCTTCGCCCCCGCGATGATCCGGATGCGCGAGATCGCCCCGCAGGTAGATCGCATTTTCCTGCGGGAGGAATCGGGCCCGATCTACCAGCGGATGATTTCGAAATGGGGCAATCCGTCTGGCTTGGGTTTGTCGTTGACGCATGCCCGGTTGAATCCGGACTTGATTGCGGAACGCGATCTGCCCACCTACATGTGGACGGTTGATGAGCCGGAGGACATCGCGTGGGCACTCGATATGGGCGTCGATATGCTGGCTACGAACTACCCAGCACGCGCGCGCGAAGTGTTGGCAGGTAAATTGTAG
- a CDS encoding esterase/lipase family protein, which yields MKRLVVVLLAVLLALPGVAHADPILNGDEGFPNNGIGPSQRNIYEAAAYEITHPGIAPEGTNDFSCRPADGQRPVILIPGTTGSAYDSWAWMAPLLKRDGLCLFTFNTNPIYGVEQMGFAGDIRSSAATLSAVVDAVLGATGASQVDLVGWSQGGGPLPTYYITQLGGAPKVHTVVGVVPSHKGTQAVLFYDLARLFPAIRADYDRIAERFNMQAFAQQLAGSEFNESLYTGTVAQPGIRYMNIATQFDTVVLPYTNARIDEPGVDNRLIQDTCPGRFVTHASATYDKVVLDLVREGLGVAAPGTAAGQCWQPVPLS from the coding sequence ATGAAACGCCTGGTTGTCGTTTTGCTTGCCGTTTTGCTTGCATTGCCTGGGGTCGCGCATGCGGATCCCATCCTGAATGGCGATGAGGGGTTCCCCAATAACGGCATTGGGCCTTCGCAACGCAATATTTATGAAGCTGCAGCTTATGAGATCACCCACCCCGGTATCGCGCCGGAAGGCACCAACGACTTTTCCTGCCGGCCAGCCGACGGCCAACGCCCGGTAATCCTCATCCCGGGCACTACAGGGTCGGCTTATGACTCTTGGGCATGGATGGCACCCTTGCTCAAGCGCGACGGCTTGTGTCTGTTTACTTTCAACACGAACCCGATCTATGGCGTAGAGCAGATGGGATTCGCCGGTGACATTCGATCCTCCGCGGCTACTTTGTCGGCCGTGGTGGACGCGGTGCTTGGCGCTACTGGAGCTTCCCAAGTCGATCTCGTGGGCTGGTCCCAAGGTGGCGGCCCGCTGCCCACTTACTACATCACCCAGTTAGGTGGCGCGCCCAAGGTACACACCGTGGTCGGAGTGGTGCCGTCGCACAAGGGGACCCAAGCTGTGCTGTTTTACGATCTTGCCCGTCTTTTCCCCGCAATTCGCGCGGACTACGACCGCATCGCGGAGCGATTCAACATGCAGGCTTTCGCACAGCAGCTCGCGGGTTCGGAGTTCAATGAATCGCTCTACACCGGAACGGTGGCGCAACCAGGAATTAGGTACATGAACATCGCGACGCAGTTCGACACTGTAGTGCTGCCGTACACCAATGCGCGGATTGATGAGCCGGGAGTGGACAACCGGCTGATCCAGGACACCTGCCCGGGTCGATTTGTGACCCACGCCAGCGCCACTTATGACAAGGTGGTCCTGGATCTGGTGCGCGAGGGCCTTGGTGTTGCCGCGCCGGGCACTGCTGCTGGGCAGTGCTGGCAGCCAGTGCCCCTGAGCTAG
- a CDS encoding alkaline phosphatase D family protein → MWKASTRRNFLRGSLAVGATALLPASMNAANAGNFSELVDRDLKERHEPQPLDPAEFQPFMHGVASGDPLPQSVILWTRVTPDATAVPGSGRGEDVRLHWQVALDVDFAEVVRAGEVVASADSDHTVHVDPWNLQPNTEYFYRFTILSGKYVGTTSKVGRTKTAPAYSGRVDALRFAVCSCANFESGYFSAYSDIAKRAAKNEIDAVIHLGDYIYEYASGVYTGGYGVVRPHEPTWEIVSLADYRTRYGRYRRDAELQAAHGAAPWIVMWDDHEIANNAWSDGAAGHNPWKGAWADRKAAAQQAYLEWLPVRWDNRLYRSLKFGDLAELTMLDLRSYRSKQSTLTKAADPERTMLGSEQTDWLFKKLAHQETRWSVIGTSVMLTPVSMVGLDSTLSGAVSRLIGEDASGVPYNLDQWDGYAADRAKILNLLAEREQPSAVFLAGDIHSEWASLIHHEGAVVGAELVCTSVSAPNVDDFLGARAARMAADHLRGANPHISHVELAAHGFSVVEFSRASVSMQWMRVDDVTVAGSPIGPAASARLSTLTAGENVELSLTVSDYV, encoded by the coding sequence ATGTGGAAAGCCAGCACCCGTCGTAACTTTTTGCGCGGTTCCCTTGCTGTGGGGGCGACAGCTCTCCTCCCGGCATCAATGAACGCGGCGAATGCGGGCAACTTCTCCGAGCTGGTTGACCGTGACCTAAAGGAACGCCACGAGCCTCAACCACTTGATCCCGCGGAGTTTCAGCCCTTCATGCATGGGGTCGCCTCGGGGGATCCCCTACCGCAATCAGTCATTCTGTGGACACGGGTCACCCCGGATGCGACTGCGGTGCCAGGCTCGGGGCGCGGGGAAGATGTGCGATTGCACTGGCAGGTGGCACTAGACGTTGATTTCGCGGAAGTGGTCCGCGCTGGTGAAGTGGTAGCTAGCGCCGATTCGGATCACACTGTTCATGTCGACCCGTGGAATTTGCAACCAAACACAGAATATTTCTATCGATTCACGATTCTTTCAGGCAAATACGTAGGAACTACGTCGAAAGTAGGTCGCACGAAAACTGCGCCTGCTTATTCCGGCCGGGTGGATGCCCTGCGTTTTGCGGTCTGTTCCTGCGCCAATTTCGAATCGGGTTACTTTTCGGCTTATTCCGATATTGCAAAACGCGCAGCGAAAAATGAAATTGACGCGGTAATTCACCTTGGGGATTACATTTACGAATACGCCTCCGGTGTTTACACGGGAGGCTATGGGGTGGTGCGCCCGCATGAGCCGACTTGGGAGATTGTGAGCCTGGCGGACTATCGCACCCGCTACGGGCGATACCGTCGCGACGCGGAGCTGCAGGCTGCGCACGGAGCCGCGCCCTGGATTGTGATGTGGGATGACCATGAGATTGCCAATAATGCGTGGTCAGATGGTGCCGCCGGGCATAATCCCTGGAAGGGGGCGTGGGCGGATCGTAAAGCGGCGGCCCAGCAGGCCTATCTGGAATGGTTGCCGGTGCGGTGGGATAACCGCCTGTACCGGTCGCTGAAATTCGGAGACCTTGCTGAGTTGACCATGTTGGATCTGCGCAGCTACCGCTCAAAGCAATCGACGCTGACGAAGGCTGCTGATCCCGAGCGCACCATGCTCGGCAGCGAGCAAACCGACTGGTTATTCAAGAAACTGGCGCATCAAGAAACTCGCTGGAGTGTCATTGGCACTTCGGTCATGTTGACTCCGGTGAGTATGGTTGGCCTCGATTCGACTTTGTCCGGCGCCGTGAGTCGTCTTATCGGTGAGGATGCTTCTGGCGTGCCCTATAACCTCGATCAATGGGATGGTTACGCTGCCGATCGGGCCAAAATCTTGAATTTGCTTGCCGAGCGCGAGCAGCCCAGCGCGGTGTTCTTGGCTGGCGATATCCACTCTGAATGGGCCTCCCTCATTCATCACGAAGGCGCCGTGGTGGGGGCGGAATTGGTGTGCACGAGCGTGTCTGCGCCGAATGTCGACGATTTTCTCGGCGCACGTGCCGCCCGCATGGCCGCCGACCATCTGCGTGGCGCTAATCCGCACATCAGCCACGTTGAGCTAGCTGCGCATGGGTTCAGTGTGGTCGAGTTCAGCCGGGCGTCGGTAAGCATGCAGTGGATGCGGGTGGACGACGTCACGGTGGCTGGTTCGCCCATAGGGCCTGCGGCATCCGCGCGCTTATCGACGCTCACCGCCGGCGAAAATGTTGAACTTAGTCTGACTGTGTCCGATTATGTCTGA
- a CDS encoding LCP family protein: MTFNGDDIARDRNGNPILDRYGRPVRKRRMPSTPRNPQPPQRRPRREPAPEAQRPQQYIPPAPQPRQPAYQPRPTYQPPAQPAYQRPPRPPVSAPPVKRRKALPKPKGCLGTLAFLLVTLLVLTFVTFLWADTKLTRVEALPAQPIKNTAGTNWLLVGSDSRQGLSQEEIDTLQTGDDIGIGRTDTIMLLHIPRSGQPTLVSIPRDSYVNIPGYGQDKINSAFTNGGPQLLTTTVEQATGLRIDHYAEIGFGGFAGMVDAVGGVNICVEQPIDDEVINFHVPAGCQEMDGPTALSFVRTRHSAMGDLDRVQRQRQFFSALMSKATSASTLANPFRVFPLITKAGSSFIVGDGDHSWDLARLALAMRGGVKNETVPVGGFADTAVGSVVLWDEAASEALFAGMR, encoded by the coding sequence ATGACATTCAACGGCGACGACATCGCACGCGACCGCAACGGCAACCCTATCCTGGATCGTTACGGTCGCCCTGTGCGCAAGCGTCGCATGCCGTCCACCCCGCGCAACCCTCAGCCGCCACAGCGTCGCCCGCGTCGCGAGCCTGCTCCAGAAGCGCAACGCCCCCAGCAATACATTCCCCCAGCGCCTCAGCCCCGCCAACCGGCCTACCAGCCTCGCCCTACCTACCAACCGCCAGCTCAGCCGGCCTACCAGCGCCCACCTCGTCCGCCGGTTTCCGCGCCACCGGTTAAGCGTCGAAAAGCGCTGCCGAAGCCGAAGGGCTGCCTGGGGACACTAGCGTTCTTGCTGGTCACACTGCTGGTGCTCACTTTTGTGACATTCCTGTGGGCCGACACCAAACTCACCCGCGTCGAGGCGCTGCCGGCGCAGCCAATCAAGAACACTGCGGGCACAAACTGGTTGCTCGTGGGTTCGGATTCGCGGCAGGGGTTGAGCCAGGAGGAAATCGATACGCTGCAGACCGGCGATGACATCGGCATCGGGCGCACTGACACCATCATGCTGCTGCATATCCCGAGGTCCGGCCAGCCGACCCTCGTATCGATCCCACGCGACTCCTACGTGAACATCCCCGGCTACGGCCAAGACAAAATCAACTCTGCCTTCACCAACGGCGGCCCACAGCTGCTCACCACCACCGTGGAACAAGCCACCGGCCTGCGCATCGACCACTACGCCGAGATCGGTTTCGGCGGCTTCGCGGGCATGGTCGACGCCGTGGGCGGGGTGAATATCTGCGTCGAGCAGCCTATCGACGACGAGGTGATCAACTTCCACGTGCCCGCCGGCTGCCAAGAGATGGATGGGCCCACTGCGCTGAGTTTCGTGCGCACGAGGCACTCCGCGATGGGTGACCTTGACCGCGTGCAGCGGCAGCGGCAGTTCTTCTCCGCGCTCATGTCGAAGGCGACATCTGCAAGTACGCTAGCGAACCCGTTTAGAGTATTTCCGCTGATCACGAAGGCAGGTTCCTCCTTCATCGTCGGCGACGGTGATCACTCCTGGGATCTGGCTCGGCTGGCGCTCGCCATGCGTGGTGGGGTGAAGAACGAAACCGTCCCGGTCGGAGGATTTGCTGATACTGCAGTCGGTTCGGTGGTTTTGTGGGATGAGGCTGCCAGCGAGGCGCTGTTCGCAGGGATGCGCTAG
- a CDS encoding pyruvate kinase — protein sequence MSNYEHLVDDIDRLLTDIAHISQSEQDRINKVAPTHFAGAHNLLHYAHLRSVDLRPLQAGLTSIGATRLSTVELGVKPKLEAARNIVGLLSGRGAPYNTEDIANAFANADEVLEEHTTTLLGEAAPDTHSRIMVTLPSEAADDYEMVKSFVDAGMELARINCAHDGAQAWAKMIDHVHRAAAEAGREVRINMDLAGPKIRTGAIADGPQIGRARVLREESGTVLESSKLWITSTDNENPPLAPAFSGRPALALQVDPEWYSLLEVDSIISLHDTRGSKRAFEVTQVLEGAVLAEGDRNAYIAEGTLLECDYQKTRATGIPPIVRRIKLKAGDRLVLTTAEVAADATPGVIPVLSCTLPEAVRALEVGQHVLFDDGSIAAIVREKRTADFETADHGHTEAVLEVTQAKIGGTNLAANKGINLPETDLPLASLTPEDEVNLEFVARHADIAAISFVRTPEDVRHVIEVLDRIAEQNPDIAERVRNLGLVLKIETVPGFNNLAGIILEGMRHANLGLMIARGDLAVELGFERMAEVPQQILTLAEAAHIPVIVGTQILENLAKNGLPSRAEITDAAFALRSECVMLNKGPHINDAIRVLDKMSRKLGRSQRKNRMLLRHIHSWDS from the coding sequence ATGAGCAATTACGAGCACCTCGTCGATGACATCGACCGACTTCTCACGGACATCGCTCACATTTCCCAGAGTGAGCAGGACCGAATCAACAAGGTAGCGCCGACCCACTTCGCCGGCGCGCACAACCTGCTGCATTACGCACACCTGCGCTCGGTGGATCTCCGTCCGCTGCAAGCTGGCTTGACTTCGATTGGGGCAACGCGTTTATCGACGGTAGAGCTGGGCGTGAAACCGAAGTTGGAGGCAGCGCGAAACATCGTCGGTTTGCTGAGCGGCCGCGGCGCTCCTTACAACACCGAAGACATTGCAAACGCTTTCGCGAATGCTGATGAGGTTCTCGAAGAACACACCACTACGCTGCTGGGTGAGGCAGCCCCGGATACCCACTCGCGAATCATGGTGACGCTGCCATCTGAGGCGGCGGACGACTATGAGATGGTGAAGTCTTTCGTCGACGCAGGTATGGAGCTGGCGCGTATCAACTGCGCGCACGACGGGGCGCAGGCGTGGGCGAAGATGATCGATCACGTGCATCGGGCTGCCGCAGAGGCAGGTCGTGAAGTGCGCATCAATATGGACCTGGCCGGTCCGAAGATCCGCACCGGAGCTATCGCGGATGGTCCGCAGATCGGCCGTGCGCGTGTCCTGCGCGAGGAGTCCGGTACCGTGCTGGAATCCTCGAAACTATGGATTACCTCGACCGATAATGAGAACCCGCCACTAGCCCCGGCGTTCTCCGGCCGACCAGCGTTGGCGCTGCAGGTTGACCCGGAGTGGTACTCGCTGTTGGAAGTCGACTCGATCATCTCCCTGCATGACACCCGCGGTTCCAAGCGCGCCTTCGAAGTGACGCAGGTGCTAGAGGGCGCGGTGCTGGCTGAGGGAGATCGCAACGCCTATATCGCGGAAGGCACCCTCCTGGAGTGCGATTATCAGAAGACCCGTGCCACTGGCATCCCACCGATTGTGCGTCGAATCAAGCTCAAAGCCGGTGACCGGCTGGTACTGACTACTGCAGAGGTGGCAGCGGATGCCACCCCAGGCGTGATCCCGGTATTGTCGTGCACGCTGCCGGAGGCAGTGCGGGCTCTTGAGGTTGGCCAGCACGTCCTTTTCGATGACGGCAGCATCGCTGCGATTGTCCGCGAAAAGCGCACGGCCGACTTTGAGACAGCCGACCATGGCCACACCGAGGCCGTCCTTGAAGTCACCCAGGCCAAGATCGGGGGCACGAACCTCGCCGCAAACAAGGGCATCAACTTGCCGGAAACCGACTTGCCACTAGCCAGCCTCACCCCTGAAGACGAGGTGAACCTGGAATTCGTGGCCCGGCATGCCGACATCGCCGCCATCTCTTTTGTGCGCACGCCGGAGGATGTCCGCCACGTCATCGAGGTGCTTGATCGCATTGCTGAGCAGAACCCTGACATTGCGGAGCGAGTCCGCAATTTGGGGCTCGTGCTGAAAATCGAGACGGTGCCGGGCTTTAACAACTTGGCCGGGATCATCCTCGAAGGCATGCGCCACGCTAACCTTGGCCTGATGATCGCCCGCGGTGACCTGGCCGTCGAGCTCGGTTTTGAGCGGATGGCGGAGGTGCCCCAGCAGATCCTTACCCTCGCCGAGGCTGCGCACATCCCGGTTATCGTGGGCACGCAAATCTTGGAAAATCTCGCAAAAAATGGACTGCCTTCGCGCGCCGAAATCACCGATGCGGCCTTCGCGCTACGTTCAGAGTGTGTGATGCTCAACAAGGGGCCACACATCAATGATGCGATCCGGGTGCTGGACAAGATGAGCCGGAAGCTGGGTCGTTCGCAGCGCAAGAACCGGATGCTGCTGCGCCATATTCACAGTTGGGACAGCTAA